In the genome of Candoia aspera isolate rCanAsp1 chromosome 1, rCanAsp1.hap2, whole genome shotgun sequence, one region contains:
- the KHK gene encoding ketohexokinase isoform X3: protein MEEKRILCVGLVCLDIISVVDSYPEEDSDTSFILSDFQRRKVDIAHLVWQSQGETPCACCLINCRNGSRTVTLYDTNLPDVTAANFEQVNLSQYKWIHWEGRNASEQVKMLQRVEKYNQTCPPSERVTTSVEVEKTRPELYQLFCYGDVVFVSKDVAKTFGFYSAPEAVKGLYGRLKPGATLICAWAEYGADAMGPDGLLVHSDAFPPETLVDTLGAGDTFNASVILALSRGRTLPAALTYGCQVAGRKCGVHGYDGIV, encoded by the exons ATGGAGGAGAAGCGTATTTTGTGCGTCGGCCTTGTGTGCCTGGACATAATCAGCGTGGTGGACAGTTATCCGGAGGAGGACTCGGACACTAG CTTCATCTTGTCTGATTTCCAGCGCCGCAAGGTGGACATTGCCCACTTGGTCTGGCAGAGCCAGGGGGAGACACCGTGTGCCTGCTGCCTCATCAACTGCCGCAACGGTTCTCGGACAGTCACTCTTTATGACAC CAATCTGCCAGATGTGACAGCTGCTAACTTTGAACAAGTCAACCTGTCTCAATACAAGTGGATCCATTGGGAG GGGAGGAATGCTTCGGAGCAGGTGAAAATGCTGCAACGGGTGGAAAAGTATAACCAAACCTGCCCACCATCTGAGCGAGTGACCACATCTGTGGAGGTGGAAAAGACAAGGCCAGAACTGTACCAGCTGTTTTGCTACGGAGATGTG GTCTTTGTcagcaaagatgtggccaagACATTTGGATTCTACTCAGCTCCTGAGGCTGTGAAGGGGCTCTACGGGCGTTTGAAGCCAGG AGCCACCTTGATCTGTGCTTGGGCTGAATATGGAGCTGATGCAATGGGACCAGATGGGCTGCTGGTGCATTCAGATGCATTCCCCCCTGAAACACTTGTGGACACTCTGGGGGCTGGAGACACATTCAACGCTTCTGTGATCCTGGCTCTAAGCAGGG GAAGAACACTTCCTGCAGCATTAACCTATGGATGCCAGGTGGCAGGCCGGAAGTGTGGGGTTCACGGCTATGATGGGATCGTGTGA
- the KHK gene encoding ketohexokinase isoform X4: protein MEEKRILCVGLVCLDIISVVDSYPEEDSDTRCLSQRWQRGGNASNTCTVLALLGAPCAFMGSLAPGHAADNLPDVTAANFEQVNLSQYKWIHWEGRNASEQVKMLQRVEKYNQTCPPSERVTTSVEVEKTRPELYQLFCYGDVVFVSKDVAKTFGFYSAPEAVKGLYGRLKPGATLICAWAEYGADAMGPDGLLVHSDAFPPETLVDTLGAGDTFNASVILALSRGRTLPAALTYGCQVAGRKCGVHGYDGIV, encoded by the exons ATGGAGGAGAAGCGTATTTTGTGCGTCGGCCTTGTGTGCCTGGACATAATCAGCGTGGTGGACAGTTATCCGGAGGAGGACTCGGACACTAG GTGTTTGTCGCAGCGCTGGCAGCGTGGAGGGAATGCCTCCAACACCTGCACCGTTCTGGCCTTGCTGGGGGCCCCCTGTGCTTTTATGGGCTCACTAGCTCCTGGTCATGCTGCAGA CAATCTGCCAGATGTGACAGCTGCTAACTTTGAACAAGTCAACCTGTCTCAATACAAGTGGATCCATTGGGAG GGGAGGAATGCTTCGGAGCAGGTGAAAATGCTGCAACGGGTGGAAAAGTATAACCAAACCTGCCCACCATCTGAGCGAGTGACCACATCTGTGGAGGTGGAAAAGACAAGGCCAGAACTGTACCAGCTGTTTTGCTACGGAGATGTG GTCTTTGTcagcaaagatgtggccaagACATTTGGATTCTACTCAGCTCCTGAGGCTGTGAAGGGGCTCTACGGGCGTTTGAAGCCAGG AGCCACCTTGATCTGTGCTTGGGCTGAATATGGAGCTGATGCAATGGGACCAGATGGGCTGCTGGTGCATTCAGATGCATTCCCCCCTGAAACACTTGTGGACACTCTGGGGGCTGGAGACACATTCAACGCTTCTGTGATCCTGGCTCTAAGCAGGG GAAGAACACTTCCTGCAGCATTAACCTATGGATGCCAGGTGGCAGGCCGGAAGTGTGGGGTTCACGGCTATGATGGGATCGTGTGA
- the KHK gene encoding ketohexokinase isoform X1, producing MEEKRILCVGLVCLDIISVVDSYPEEDSDTRCLSQRWQRGGNASNTCTVLALLGAPCAFMGSLAPGHAADFVRDDFQRYEVDLTHVALHLACSLPISVVISNSATGTRTILHAASNLPDVTAANFEQVNLSQYKWIHWEGRNASEQVKMLQRVEKYNQTCPPSERVTTSVEVEKTRPELYQLFCYGDVVFVSKDVAKTFGFYSAPEAVKGLYGRLKPGATLICAWAEYGADAMGPDGLLVHSDAFPPETLVDTLGAGDTFNASVILALSRGRTLPAALTYGCQVAGRKCGVHGYDGIV from the exons ATGGAGGAGAAGCGTATTTTGTGCGTCGGCCTTGTGTGCCTGGACATAATCAGCGTGGTGGACAGTTATCCGGAGGAGGACTCGGACACTAG GTGTTTGTCGCAGCGCTGGCAGCGTGGAGGGAATGCCTCCAACACCTGCACCGTTCTGGCCTTGCTGGGGGCCCCCTGTGCTTTTATGGGCTCACTAGCTCCTGGTCATGCTGCAGA CTTCGTCCGTGACGATTTCCAACGCTATGAGGTGGACCTCACCCATGTGGCTTTGCATCTGGCTTGCAGCTTGCCCATTTCAGTGGTGATCAGCAACTCAGCCACAGGCACCCGCACGATCCTGCACGCTGCTAG CAATCTGCCAGATGTGACAGCTGCTAACTTTGAACAAGTCAACCTGTCTCAATACAAGTGGATCCATTGGGAG GGGAGGAATGCTTCGGAGCAGGTGAAAATGCTGCAACGGGTGGAAAAGTATAACCAAACCTGCCCACCATCTGAGCGAGTGACCACATCTGTGGAGGTGGAAAAGACAAGGCCAGAACTGTACCAGCTGTTTTGCTACGGAGATGTG GTCTTTGTcagcaaagatgtggccaagACATTTGGATTCTACTCAGCTCCTGAGGCTGTGAAGGGGCTCTACGGGCGTTTGAAGCCAGG AGCCACCTTGATCTGTGCTTGGGCTGAATATGGAGCTGATGCAATGGGACCAGATGGGCTGCTGGTGCATTCAGATGCATTCCCCCCTGAAACACTTGTGGACACTCTGGGGGCTGGAGACACATTCAACGCTTCTGTGATCCTGGCTCTAAGCAGGG GAAGAACACTTCCTGCAGCATTAACCTATGGATGCCAGGTGGCAGGCCGGAAGTGTGGGGTTCACGGCTATGATGGGATCGTGTGA
- the KHK gene encoding ketohexokinase isoform X2, producing MEEKRILCVGLVCLDIISVVDSYPEEDSDTRCLSQRWQRGGNASNTCTVLALLGAPCAFMGSLAPGHAADFILSDFQRRKVDIAHLVWQSQGETPCACCLINCRNGSRTVTLYDTNLPDVTAANFEQVNLSQYKWIHWEGRNASEQVKMLQRVEKYNQTCPPSERVTTSVEVEKTRPELYQLFCYGDVVFVSKDVAKTFGFYSAPEAVKGLYGRLKPGATLICAWAEYGADAMGPDGLLVHSDAFPPETLVDTLGAGDTFNASVILALSRGRTLPAALTYGCQVAGRKCGVHGYDGIV from the exons ATGGAGGAGAAGCGTATTTTGTGCGTCGGCCTTGTGTGCCTGGACATAATCAGCGTGGTGGACAGTTATCCGGAGGAGGACTCGGACACTAG GTGTTTGTCGCAGCGCTGGCAGCGTGGAGGGAATGCCTCCAACACCTGCACCGTTCTGGCCTTGCTGGGGGCCCCCTGTGCTTTTATGGGCTCACTAGCTCCTGGTCATGCTGCAGA CTTCATCTTGTCTGATTTCCAGCGCCGCAAGGTGGACATTGCCCACTTGGTCTGGCAGAGCCAGGGGGAGACACCGTGTGCCTGCTGCCTCATCAACTGCCGCAACGGTTCTCGGACAGTCACTCTTTATGACAC CAATCTGCCAGATGTGACAGCTGCTAACTTTGAACAAGTCAACCTGTCTCAATACAAGTGGATCCATTGGGAG GGGAGGAATGCTTCGGAGCAGGTGAAAATGCTGCAACGGGTGGAAAAGTATAACCAAACCTGCCCACCATCTGAGCGAGTGACCACATCTGTGGAGGTGGAAAAGACAAGGCCAGAACTGTACCAGCTGTTTTGCTACGGAGATGTG GTCTTTGTcagcaaagatgtggccaagACATTTGGATTCTACTCAGCTCCTGAGGCTGTGAAGGGGCTCTACGGGCGTTTGAAGCCAGG AGCCACCTTGATCTGTGCTTGGGCTGAATATGGAGCTGATGCAATGGGACCAGATGGGCTGCTGGTGCATTCAGATGCATTCCCCCCTGAAACACTTGTGGACACTCTGGGGGCTGGAGACACATTCAACGCTTCTGTGATCCTGGCTCTAAGCAGGG GAAGAACACTTCCTGCAGCATTAACCTATGGATGCCAGGTGGCAGGCCGGAAGTGTGGGGTTCACGGCTATGATGGGATCGTGTGA